AAAATCTGTTATTTATAAAGGAAATCTGAATCTTGACGGTAGTAATGATTTTCCGGGAATTTTATATTCAGAGAATGATAAAAACTTATCATCACCTCGTAAGTGGTTTATTGTTGATGGGAATTTAATCATTGATAACTTTGGTAAAGAAAAAGCAGTAGAGATACTTGCTAATGTTTTGGTGACAGGAAAGGTAGAGATTCGGGGGAATGTTAAATTTGATTCTACCATGTTTGTACTGAAAGAACCCTCGACTATTGATGGGATTACCGAACATACTACTTTGGTTGAAGATGCAACACTTCAAGGATTGGATGGCAAGGAGCTAGTATTAATCTCCCGTGGGCCAATACTTATTAATCGCTTGGCCGCCTTCACTAACACCCCTACCAAGCTAGATGCTTTTTTCTATACAGATTCAGATGCAGAATTATACGGAGTGGGGTCCATGTTCTCACTTAGCGGAGGTTTTTTTGCGAAGGGAGATCTTACTATAAATGCTGTACGGGGAACAGCTGTAGAGAAAGAGAATATGATTGCAATAGACAACAATAGAAATTTAATCCGGTTTAAGGCAGCGTATAATGATCAGGTCTTTCAGGATCAGAACGCCGGACTTCCCCGTGTCAAGACAGTGAATATTAGCGTAGAAGACATGCAGTTAGAATAGCAATTGAATATGGAGCAAATAAACCCCCGAGGCGCTAAACTTTGCGACTCGGGGGTTTTGCCTTTTTAGTAACGATCTTCGTTCTCTACAATCACCTCTACAGAGGCTTGGATTTTAGGGTCTTCAATATACGAAACAGTAATAGTGGCTTTCCCCTTCTTTAGACCGGTTATTTTACCATCTGCTGAAACTTCCAGGATAGCTGTGTTGCTGCTTGTCCAGAGGAGTTTATCTTTAAAGTCATTCTTGATTAAACTTCCTGGCCAAAGCACAAGTTCGTTATTAAATAAATCTCTGGAATTATCAGACCCAACTCCTATTTTGTATGTTGCAGGTAAGGATAGGTTAATTAATTTAACACCAATTGCTATTTCTTTAAAGGCTTCAATCACAGGGGCAGAGTCCACCACCATCACTTTAACCTTGATTGATTTGGTAAACACGTTGCCCTTTAACATTATTGATTTGTTATCAGGAGAAGGTACGAATGTTGCATAATTGCTGCCGTTACCTTCGAGGCTCCATTCGTATTGAACAGAATCGGAATTCTCTGCAAGCAGAACGACAGACACATTTAACGGGATCTCACTTCCAATATTCACAAAAGAATCACCGTTAATCCGTATTTCACGAACAGGATTAGTAATTTTAATTGTATGTTCATCAGTATCGGCTCCATCAGGCTTCCGGGTTGTTTTCACCGTAGCTACAATAGTTACAAATCCAGATTGTTTAGCCTGCAAGGTGGCGTTACTTCCGATGGATGAATCAGGATTCTTGGTTATCGTTGCATCGGCTGAATTAGATCCTGGCTTGATGGACCATTCGTAGCCGGTTATCGTTTCTTCAAAGGGCTCATAGCTGGCTTCGAAGGGAATTTTCTCGCCGACTATAGCGTGATCTGCTCCCTTAATAGTTAAATCAGGTGAAACCACAGTTACTAATACAGTGGTAGAAACCCTACTTCCATCGTTTCTTACATCTCTTGCTGTAATCACTAATGTTGCTGCTTCAGCTCCAGCTCTCAGACCTGTAATGACCCCTGTCTCTGTAACTGATACAACATCTGGCTGCAACGACAACCAAATTACTTCTTTATTGTTGGCATCCTCAGGCGTTATAACGGGTAGAAGTTTCAGTTCACTACCTATCCGAATTCGAGTATCTTGAAGTTGAATGCTTGCTACTTTAACGATCGCTTCAAAGGAGATCGGCGAGAAGCTTATTGTTACCCGGTCCCGTATGACTGGTGTCGGATTCGGTAAATTCCCAGTGAATGAAGATAGCTCAATACTGTGCCCACCATTATATTGAGAGATGGATTTTCCGATTACCGAGCCAACAATATCACCTGTAAAAGATATATTTGCTAATGGAGCCAGAATTGAACCATAGATTTTGTATCCATGTAGGTTCAATGAAGTAGCTTCATAAAAATTGTATAAAACGTTATTACTGCGCACTCCCTCGAGGGTATTGGAACCATTGCTGACGGTTACATTCTGTCCAGGAATATTGACAACAGTAGTGGAACTAGGTGGTGTATTAATGTTCAGACTTTTAATATTTCCATTGATTGGTGATAAATAAAAGACGTTAAGGTTAGGATCAATCCCTTTTAGAGTGATGGTGTGCTCTGGACCTGTTGGTTTGGCAGTCTCCGGTAATGTTGCATACGATAAGGAGCGACTTTTCAGGCCTTTCGCAACCTCAGCGAAATTAATGAACTTATCTTTATGCAGGGTTTGTTTAAGGAGGTAATCTGGAGCAGTTATACTACCTCCGTAATAAGCCATCCCATTCAGTGTACCGCCATCTAAGCTCAGGTTTCCACCTGCTACAATAGTCGCAGTAGTTTTGGTATTCGTTAATGATTGCCCTACACCAAAAGAGTTGATATATATATTCCCGCCTGCTGCTATGCGCCAGTTATTGGTGAATCCAATGTTTCGAAAATCAATGTTCTCTAGCATAAAGATTGAATGATCATTAGCTATGCCGAGTGAAGTGATTGGAGCGCTGGATCCAGGAAAAGTAAGTGCCTCTGCATGAATATCCTCATAAGTGATTTTTGAATTATCTAGCAGGTATAACTTCTTTTCCTGCGGAACTGCTATAAGACTAAAAGAGATAGTAGTACTGTTTTCTGGCGTATAAGATTTGACGTTGTTACTCTCTGTTAACTTGTAAGTGATGTTTCCTAGATTTTTAGTTAAAGTATATCCTGTGCTTAAAGTACCGCTCTTGGTCATACCATCCGGGAGAGGTTCGCTAAATTCCAAATTCGGAGGAAACTTTTCTTCAAACTGAACGTCTGAAATCACTAGGTTATTAATTCCTTGTTCACCGGGATCAACAGCAAGATAGGGAACAGAGTTTGGCGTTACAGTGTACGTAAATATAATCGGCTTACCCTTCTCAACAGTAGCGGAAGGCTGTGTACGTTGAATCGTGAGGTTCGAATCGATCTTTTGTACAGTCACGTTTACGATTTTAGTTGAGAGTGCGCCTTGTTTATCCCAAGCAGTAATCTCGATTTGAAGATTTCCACCTGC
This window of the Paenibacillus sp. FSL R10-2734 genome carries:
- a CDS encoding DUF5057 domain-containing protein, which produces MNFASNKKIYLFTVSILLLLLLVLPIKNHFTNVEASSNDYQIRMLEVTENGTSELTSLTTGLSNFTVDTMSIKRFVALRDDLDGRYDAVYIGRGTYSTNKVSGKDHNTKSVMNDITNLKAKEITDYFINKGLYVIFHKQPFSAPTQNGILYKTFNTYQALTPKSNVLFFNDSELNAFISELKKSNSTYLSKLKQRPQLEITNKSQIIEYGATVPKIYTPGDELTFKFKVSNVNLGTNPILVKLYLGLDKSIKMTEDQVVATTSLSTSPAGEIKYKIPKTYSGLLYWKLEAVDSLNQKVLSDFTTGTIQFKGKKTMVNVLQILPDGNNDSQLINNELVMDSSFLNSLDKDYELVIDTKTMTQFNDYIKNKESSTPKYGLNGTYDMLLFGFRDIYNEKAPINELSADAVLKFINETKQSAMFTHDTIYINTSNNNSSQWTKKFQGITGQTTPQTNLGLNAPSTSTSITPVNDGLLTQYPFNLSVQDGRNTVASTHNQYFTLDLEDPSVTPWYNITGSNRDSNDSWNHYYTYSKGNVTYSGTGHIIGTSYKKNEATSFPKWEQKLFVNTMYRAFTGANHAPEITVHTPSDNSIKPSYQNQLVVSYTVDDWDLKDKNLFTSVKFKQNDNVIAGYIMNEKAILSGETVTQAFNNPLPAGGNLQIEITAWDKQGALSTKIVNVTVQKIDSNLTIQRTQPSATVEKGKPIIFTYTVTPNSVPYLAVDPGEQGINNLVISDVQFEEKFPPNLEFSEPLPDGMTKSGTLSTGYTLTKNLGNITYKLTESNNVKSYTPENSTTISFSLIAVPQEKKLYLLDNSKITYEDIHAEALTFPGSSAPITSLGIANDHSIFMLENIDFRNIGFTNNWRIAAGGNIYINSFGVGQSLTNTKTTATIVAGGNLSLDGGTLNGMAYYGGSITAPDYLLKQTLHKDKFINFAEVAKGLKSRSLSYATLPETAKPTGPEHTITLKGIDPNLNVFYLSPINGNIKSLNINTPPSSTTVVNIPGQNVTVSNGSNTLEGVRSNNVLYNFYEATSLNLHGYKIYGSILAPLANISFTGDIVGSVIGKSISQYNGGHSIELSSFTGNLPNPTPVIRDRVTISFSPISFEAIVKVASIQLQDTRIRIGSELKLLPVITPEDANNKEVIWLSLQPDVVSVTETGVITGLRAGAEAATLVITARDVRNDGSRVSTTVLVTVVSPDLTIKGADHAIVGEKIPFEASYEPFEETITGYEWSIKPGSNSADATITKNPDSSIGSNATLQAKQSGFVTIVATVKTTRKPDGADTDEHTIKITNPVREIRINGDSFVNIGSEIPLNVSVVLLAENSDSVQYEWSLEGNGSNYATFVPSPDNKSIMLKGNVFTKSIKVKVMVVDSAPVIEAFKEIAIGVKLINLSLPATYKIGVGSDNSRDLFNNELVLWPGSLIKNDFKDKLLWTSSNTAILEVSADGKITGLKKGKATITVSYIEDPKIQASVEVIVENEDRY